The following are encoded together in the Mammaliicoccus vitulinus genome:
- the rpmF gene encoding 50S ribosomal protein L32, with the protein MAVPARRTSKSAKRKRRTHFKISVPGMVECSNCGEMKLSHRVCKACGSYKGKEVVSK; encoded by the coding sequence ATGGCAGTTCCAGCTAGAAGAACTTCAAAATCAGCTAAGAGAAAACGTCGTACGCATTTCAAAATCTCAGTACCAGGTATGGTAGAATGTTCAAACTGTGGAGAAATGAAATTATCTCACCGTGTATGTAAAGCTTGTGGATCATACAAAGGTAAAGAAGTCGTTTCTAAATAA
- a CDS encoding YceD family protein, which translates to MKWSITQLKKNQNEPFTFDKEIDMNYLTDRVDELIDISPIKVTGDAQVRMHEIIVNLDISGVLTLPCARTLKPVELPFDTTSVEIFELDEFSESNDEDDDDLRHKLEGGMINLLPIIEELVILEKPLQVFSEESENISMAGNGWEVIGEDQFESTDDSVEETEKSVDPRLQKLQQFFDDEK; encoded by the coding sequence ATGAAGTGGTCAATAACGCAACTTAAAAAAAACCAAAACGAACCATTTACTTTTGATAAAGAAATCGATATGAATTATCTTACCGATAGGGTAGATGAACTTATCGATATATCTCCAATAAAAGTAACAGGAGACGCTCAAGTGCGAATGCATGAGATAATTGTCAATCTTGACATTAGTGGTGTATTGACGTTACCATGTGCCCGTACTTTAAAGCCAGTAGAGCTACCATTCGATACTACATCCGTAGAAATATTTGAATTAGACGAGTTCAGTGAAAGTAATGATGAAGATGATGACGATTTGAGGCATAAACTCGAAGGTGGCATGATTAATTTATTACCGATTATTGAAGAACTTGTCATTTTAGAGAAACCATTACAAGTGTTCTCTGAAGAAAGTGAGAATATATCAATGGCAGGCAATGGTTGGGAAGTTATTGGCGAAGATCAATTTGAGTCAACCGATGATTCAGTGGAAGAAACTGAAAAATCAGTTGATCCAAGACTTCAAAAATTACAACAATTCTTCGATGACGAAAAATAA
- a CDS encoding nucleotidyltransferase, with protein sequence MKSVALITEYNPFHNGHVYHAESSRNKTNSDVTISIMSGSFTMRGEPAILNKFKRAEMAIQYVDLVVELPLVYAISSGDLFAKGGVQIAEQLQCDALSFGSESGNIEDIKSAIHQIEQLTKDDRYQSMIKEGKSHPRIIAELVQDTHLLKGSNNLLAIEYVKHIMQNNLSIKPVTIQRKDNMYLDPDLNRTTHISSATSIRNAYFNHEENYKLSLPQTSSEILSQSNGLNWEHFFTLLKWTILRSTHEELREIYMMTEGLEYKIKKEIKDSTNFEMFVKRLKSKRYTWTRLQRLLTAILLNIKTVDVINYEPSAIRVLAMSQKGQAYLKSIKDQCPLPIITNVNKQSASYFTNEIKATELYQMISGDTATDFNQPVYIKDLGHNS encoded by the coding sequence ATGAAAAGTGTTGCTTTAATTACTGAATACAATCCATTTCATAATGGGCATGTTTATCATGCGGAGTCTTCTCGAAATAAAACGAATAGTGATGTGACAATTTCTATTATGAGCGGTTCTTTTACTATGCGGGGAGAACCTGCTATTTTAAATAAATTCAAACGTGCTGAAATGGCGATTCAATATGTAGATTTAGTCGTAGAATTACCACTTGTATATGCCATTTCTTCAGGTGACTTGTTTGCAAAAGGTGGCGTCCAAATTGCAGAACAACTTCAATGTGATGCATTATCTTTTGGAAGTGAGTCAGGAAATATTGAAGATATAAAAAGTGCCATTCACCAAATTGAACAATTGACTAAAGATGACAGATATCAAAGCATGATTAAAGAAGGTAAATCCCATCCTAGAATTATTGCTGAATTAGTTCAAGATACGCACTTACTTAAAGGATCTAACAACCTTCTCGCTATAGAATATGTTAAGCACATTATGCAAAATAACCTATCCATTAAACCTGTTACGATACAAAGAAAAGATAATATGTATTTAGATCCAGACTTAAATAGAACGACGCATATTTCAAGTGCAACCTCTATCCGAAATGCTTATTTTAATCATGAAGAAAATTATAAACTCAGTTTACCTCAAACAAGTTCTGAGATTTTAAGTCAATCTAATGGTCTCAATTGGGAGCATTTCTTCACTTTATTAAAATGGACTATTTTAAGATCAACCCATGAAGAATTAAGAGAAATCTATATGATGACTGAAGGTTTAGAATATAAAATCAAAAAAGAAATTAAAGATAGCACCAATTTTGAAATGTTTGTCAAAAGGCTAAAATCAAAAAGGTATACTTGGACACGATTACAACGTCTGTTGACCGCTATATTATTAAATATTAAAACAGTCGACGTCATAAATTATGAACCATCAGCAATTCGTGTACTCGCAATGTCTCAAAAAGGTCAGGCATATTTGAAATCCATTAAAGATCAATGTCCCCTTCCGATTATTACAAATGTGAATAAACAATCCGCATCTTATTTCACAAATGAAATAAAAGCTACAGAGTTATACCAAATGATATCAGGTGACACCGCAACAGATTTCAACCAACCAGTATATATCAAAGATCTGGGACATAATTCCTAA
- the coaD gene encoding pantetheine-phosphate adenylyltransferase produces MTKRIAVVPGSFDPITLGHIDIIKRSAKIFDEIHVSVLKNSSKKGLFTTDERVVLIEEAVKDVPNIVVHSFHGLLVDFCKEINATTIVRGLRAVSDFEYEMQLTSMNKKLDDDIETLYMMTNNNYSFISSSVVKEVAQFHGDISEFVPENVNKALKEKIKNKES; encoded by the coding sequence ATGACTAAGAGAATAGCAGTTGTTCCAGGTAGCTTTGATCCAATTACTTTGGGACATATTGATATCATTAAACGAAGCGCTAAAATATTTGATGAGATTCATGTATCGGTATTAAAGAATTCATCTAAAAAAGGGCTGTTCACAACCGATGAACGCGTTGTTCTAATCGAAGAAGCGGTAAAAGACGTACCGAATATAGTGGTCCATTCATTTCATGGTTTGCTCGTTGACTTTTGTAAAGAAATTAATGCTACAACTATTGTAAGAGGCCTTAGAGCTGTTAGTGACTTTGAATATGAAATGCAACTGACATCTATGAACAAGAAACTAGATGATGATATTGAAACATTATATATGATGACAAATAATAATTATTCATTTATCAGTTCAAGTGTTGTAAAAGAAGTAGCACAATTTCATGGCGATATTTCAGAATTCGTACCTGAAAATGTAAATAAAGCATTAAAAGAAAAAATTAAAAATAAAGAATCATAA
- the rsmD gene encoding 16S rRNA (guanine(966)-N(2))-methyltransferase RsmD, with amino-acid sequence MRVIGGKYKRLHIKTIDGQSTRPTTDKVKENIFNGLQDIEGLGLDLFAGSGGLGIEGLSRGLSKVIFVDGNFKATKIIKENLNTLHIPDTQFEVYKNDAIRALKALNKRDIKFDYIFLDPPYKKELINRSLEKIEAFDLLNVNGTIICEFDKSEKIDTGKFEVLKKYEYGLTHVMLLTKGENND; translated from the coding sequence TTGAGAGTAATAGGTGGAAAATATAAAAGATTACATATAAAAACGATAGATGGTCAATCAACTAGACCGACCACGGATAAAGTGAAAGAAAATATTTTTAATGGTCTACAAGACATAGAAGGATTAGGATTAGATTTGTTCGCAGGTAGTGGTGGTTTAGGTATCGAAGGATTATCTAGAGGATTAAGTAAGGTTATTTTTGTAGATGGTAATTTTAAAGCTACAAAAATAATTAAAGAAAACTTAAACACATTACATATACCAGATACGCAATTCGAAGTTTATAAAAATGATGCAATTAGAGCTTTGAAAGCTTTAAATAAACGCGACATAAAATTTGATTATATATTTTTAGACCCACCATATAAGAAAGAGTTAATTAATCGTTCATTAGAAAAAATCGAAGCATTTGACTTATTAAATGTAAATGGTACAATAATTTGCGAATTTGATAAAAGTGAAAAAATAGATACAGGTAAGTTTGAGGTTCTCAAGAAATATGAATATGGACTTACTCACGTAATGTTGCTAACAAAAGGAGAAAACAATGACTAA
- a CDS encoding DUF7147 family protein, protein MKQSFIVIGHGLTDLFEFQTLIEYNHERISDILMLHTPLSQEKLSSACIIMKPTEGKHFQAIYTILDGFKYPYPESNKKFDLITEWANEYNIQIKGLDVKPRSDFAEDELYFAYLKGVLRLERYLPPLQ, encoded by the coding sequence ATGAAACAATCATTTATCGTCATTGGTCACGGTCTAACAGATTTATTTGAGTTCCAAACATTAATTGAATACAATCACGAACGTATTTCCGATATTTTAATGTTACACACACCATTATCTCAAGAAAAATTATCTTCTGCATGTATCATTATGAAACCAACAGAAGGTAAGCATTTCCAAGCCATTTATACAATTTTAGATGGATTTAAATATCCATATCCAGAATCTAATAAAAAATTCGATTTAATTACTGAATGGGCAAATGAATATAATATCCAAATTAAAGGGTTGGATGTAAAGCCTCGCTCTGATTTTGCAGAAGATGAACTTTACTTCGCTTATTTAAAAGGTGTATTACGACTTGAGCGTTATTTGCCACCACTTCAGTAA
- a CDS encoding DUF2129 domain-containing protein, translating to MELVERISIIVYLKNMKHERQLRKFGNIYHSNKKEQYVMLYTNEDKIDDTVQHLMKLKYVKDVNVSPFKYVKRDYSNAKTDKKEYLNF from the coding sequence ATGGAGCTAGTTGAACGAATTAGTATAATTGTATATTTAAAAAATATGAAACACGAAAGACAACTGCGTAAATTTGGTAATATATATCATTCAAATAAAAAAGAGCAGTATGTCATGTTATATACTAACGAAGATAAAATAGATGATACTGTTCAACACTTAATGAAACTTAAATATGTTAAAGATGTTAACGTATCACCATTTAAATACGTTAAAAGAGATTATTCAAATGCTAAAACGGATAAAAAAGAATATTTGAATTTTTAA
- a CDS encoding glycerophosphodiester phosphodiesterase has translation MSKNNLLKTTGLIGGIVAGSWVVTKSTSNVKPRKIKPFFTQPAPYVFAHRGGMALRPEHTRLAFDHALKYEVTGFEVDVRLTRDEVLVVTHDDTVDRTSNGSGFVGDHTLEELRQLDFGYHFKDINNEHPYRGDDKAKIVTLKELLTEYPDVLVNIDIKDHPESYTGSLAPSHLFRVISELKAEDRVNITSFYDEQIERFNLYAQDSISLGTGQNEVTKAFLAYHSGYGHTYQPKTDTFQIPAQSKGLPLDSKGFIQFLTSLNISVAYWVINQIDTMDDLIQKGAHTIVTDRPDTAHFLIKKQY, from the coding sequence ATGTCAAAAAATAATTTATTAAAAACAACAGGTCTTATCGGAGGCATCGTTGCGGGTTCATGGGTAGTTACAAAATCTACTTCAAACGTTAAACCGCGCAAAATCAAACCATTCTTCACACAACCAGCTCCGTATGTCTTTGCACATCGTGGAGGTATGGCTTTAAGACCAGAACACACACGTTTAGCTTTTGATCATGCATTAAAGTATGAAGTAACTGGATTCGAAGTCGATGTACGTCTTACTAGAGACGAAGTACTTGTTGTCACACATGATGACACTGTAGATAGAACGAGTAATGGTTCTGGCTTTGTAGGTGATCACACATTAGAAGAATTACGACAATTAGATTTTGGTTATCACTTTAAAGATATCAATAACGAACATCCATATAGAGGGGATGACAAAGCTAAAATTGTTACTTTAAAAGAATTATTAACTGAATATCCAGATGTATTGGTTAATATCGATATTAAAGATCATCCTGAATCATACACAGGAAGTTTAGCACCTTCTCATTTATTCCGAGTTATTTCTGAATTAAAAGCTGAAGATCGTGTTAATATTACAAGTTTTTATGATGAACAAATAGAAAGATTTAACTTATATGCACAAGATTCTATTTCATTAGGAACTGGTCAAAATGAAGTGACAAAAGCATTTTTAGCTTATCACTCAGGGTATGGTCACACTTACCAACCTAAAACAGATACTTTCCAAATACCCGCACAATCTAAAGGGCTACCATTAGATTCTAAAGGATTTATTCAATTTTTAACTTCACTTAATATTTCCGTTGCTTATTGGGTAATTAATCAAATAGATACAATGGATGACCTTATCCAAAAAGGTGCACATACAATTGTAACTGACCGTCCAGATACGGCACATTTTTTAATTAAAAAACAGTATTAA
- a CDS encoding YlbF family regulator codes for MFTVETVHILDQSDELSACIKESDIYQEYQEAKYRLETDLEVRILKQKFDQIKSHYDDCLRFGRYHPDYNRVMKETRQQKRAYEMHPVVSNFKTKETALQNLLDEVISIVSYSVSNNVKVDTGNPFFSSDSHGDSCSTGGSCGCSS; via the coding sequence ATGTTTACAGTAGAAACAGTTCACATACTAGATCAATCTGATGAACTCAGTGCATGTATAAAAGAATCAGATATTTATCAAGAATATCAAGAAGCAAAATATAGACTTGAAACAGATTTAGAAGTGAGAATTTTAAAACAGAAATTTGATCAAATTAAATCACATTATGATGATTGTCTGCGATTCGGAAGATATCATCCTGATTATAATAGAGTTATGAAAGAAACGAGACAGCAAAAAAGAGCATATGAAATGCATCCTGTAGTATCTAACTTCAAAACTAAAGAAACAGCACTACAAAACTTATTAGACGAGGTTATAAGCATTGTATCTTACTCTGTTTCAAACAACGTTAAAGTTGATACGGGTAATCCATTTTTCAGTAGTGACAGCCATGGTGATAGTTGTTCGACTGGTGGCTCTTGCGGATGTTCATCTTAA
- a CDS encoding CAP-associated domain-containing protein: protein MKNIIIKVVAITILIIVLFYLFYSPKLEFDVLKNPNYSHDKANENYYEQQAEKSTGNAKLKEGVGTYIYKNIDDVINDLGQPDRVYKAEHDRKNYVFKNKEHYYLVSTKNNKVSSVFATGNKVNVSPIKIKQDATKFFNGTNIDMEPVVDSSYGKYQLELSERDIKTQLLIKYGNVYAQVLIDSETNEVMGVQFMDSNVVIENAPFSMSKISGDKDHKLNRTDKQNFQSHMNKDLSLLEIVNEIRKMKGVKPLEMNDQLTYITQLEADLIEDDVDEEEAVKSLEDGIMKHINNQKIEYEAINQNLAFNYYDVPSLINSWLNNNTYREKLLGSQYDEFGAGNSREYYSLVFKENKK, encoded by the coding sequence TTGAAAAATATTATTATTAAAGTTGTAGCAATAACTATTTTAATCATTGTACTCTTTTATTTATTCTATTCGCCTAAATTAGAATTTGATGTCTTGAAGAATCCTAACTATTCACATGACAAAGCAAATGAAAATTATTATGAGCAACAAGCTGAAAAATCAACTGGCAATGCCAAGTTGAAAGAGGGCGTAGGTACATATATTTATAAAAATATAGACGACGTCATTAACGATTTAGGCCAACCAGATAGGGTATATAAGGCAGAGCATGATAGAAAAAATTATGTCTTTAAAAATAAAGAACATTATTATTTAGTTTCGACTAAAAATAATAAAGTTTCATCAGTATTTGCTACAGGAAACAAAGTTAATGTTTCTCCGATAAAAATCAAACAAGATGCTACAAAATTCTTTAATGGAACAAATATAGATATGGAACCTGTTGTCGATAGTTCATACGGTAAATATCAACTTGAGCTTTCAGAAAGAGATATAAAGACACAGTTACTGATTAAATATGGCAATGTGTATGCTCAAGTCTTAATCGATAGTGAAACAAATGAAGTCATGGGTGTACAATTTATGGATTCAAATGTTGTTATTGAAAACGCACCATTCTCAATGTCGAAAATATCAGGAGATAAAGATCACAAACTCAATCGAACAGATAAACAAAACTTCCAATCACACATGAATAAAGATTTATCTCTTCTTGAAATTGTAAATGAAATCAGAAAAATGAAGGGTGTTAAACCTTTAGAAATGAATGATCAATTAACATACATTACGCAATTAGAAGCCGACTTAATAGAAGATGATGTTGATGAAGAAGAAGCGGTTAAATCATTAGAAGATGGTATAATGAAACATATCAACAATCAAAAAATTGAATACGAAGCAATTAACCAAAACTTAGCATTTAATTACTATGATGTACCAAGTTTAATTAATAGTTGGTTGAATAATAATACTTATAGAGAAAAATTATTAGGTAGTCAATATGATGAGTTTGGTGCTGGTAATTCACGCGAATACTATTCACTTGTTTTTAAAGAGAATAAAAAATAA
- a CDS encoding YugN family protein — protein MVFDNTGLEKVIIEQELLKDVMNKHGFAAGGHWDYERITYDFKYEISEGIYYLRIPGYALKGDIGANNATIQLMDPYLGKHYYPTGVEYGDDEVYPDNLVAHCNLLIERITSEIKALNTLSAH, from the coding sequence ATGGTATTTGATAATACAGGTCTTGAAAAGGTAATCATTGAACAAGAACTATTAAAAGATGTTATGAATAAGCATGGTTTTGCTGCTGGAGGACATTGGGATTATGAACGCATCACTTATGATTTTAAATACGAAATAAGTGAAGGTATTTATTACTTAAGAATTCCAGGTTATGCACTTAAAGGGGACATCGGTGCTAATAACGCAACAATTCAATTAATGGATCCTTATCTAGGTAAACATTACTATCCAACTGGTGTAGAATACGGTGATGACGAAGTTTATCCAGATAATTTAGTTGCACATTGCAATTTATTAATTGAACGTATCACGTCAGAGATTAAAGCATTAAACACATTAAGTGCTCATTAA